ATCGTCCTGGACGGTCCACGGCGGCTTTGAATTGCATCACCAAAGACAAAAGCTGCAGAGGATCAGTTGTAGGATCAGACCAAAAAATGCCGTCAACAAGGGTCAGACCTATTGAGAAGTTTGCGAAAGCTGCTTCTAAGTGCTCTGCAGAGGTATGTTCATGTTCTCCGTGTTGCTTGTACTGTCGGTGTCTAATCAGTCCTCAGGCAGCCACATATGGCAAATGCATTGTTGCTGACTACAATGCAGTGCACAAGGACATGTGTGCTAAGGAGTTTATGAAGCTAAAAGATTGCTTTTTGGTATGCTGTTTGGAACCTATGGTTGATGCAGCCTACTGATGAAGTTATAGGCGGCATCCAAGAAGGTATGAGGTCGTTGAGGCCACAATATTGGCCGGGAAAAATCCTACCGGGCCAGGCGTACAGAGGGGCTTCCTGGAGACTGAAGAAGTGACTGCTGCGATTCCAGATAGGACCAAAAGATTCGTAAACATAATTCTTCTTTAGACAAATCTAAGATCTTAATTACTTTCATGCAGCATTTCTCAATACAGATTGACCCGAAGCTACAGCTTCAGCAACCGCAACAGGAAAGTTGCCTTTTGAacttcctgctcctcctccatgatAAGAGCTTCCTTGTCTCCGCTGGGGACCTTGCCATCAACCACGGCAACCTGTTCCAGGGGCCTGCGGACAGCCTTTTCAATGGCCTTGGCTTGTGTCTTGAAAGCCTCGTCGATACCAACACTGTCGGGATCCGAGAGAACGGCATATTCCATTCTCACGTCATCAGTAGGGACCAAACCGGCCTTCTTACGCAGACGCTGAAGACGGTTGATGATCTCTCGACCTAATCCTTGTTGAGCCAATTCGGGGTATAGGTTGGCGTCAAGGATGGTTAGcacatcagcatcagcgTTAGGTTCCATTCCCTCAGATGCAACATCCTCCTTGAGACCACGCTTCACGACAAGGTCACCCTCGACGAGCTCGATGCCGTCAACAAGCATCTTCTTTTCAGCAACAAACTTCTTCACGTCATCACTCGTGAGGGATGGCaatgccttcttcaccttctgggcgtccttcttcagcttctttcCCAGGGTAGGCCAATCCGCACTAACGCTGTACTGAACATTGTACTTGGCCTCATCGGACGACAAAACAAGCTCAAGTATGttcaactcctccaggaTGTAGCCTTCCAAAGACTTCACATCGTCCAAGTATTGCTGATCCTGGTGAATCACAACCAACGTCTTCAGAGGCGATTTCAAGCCGATGGAGCGACGCTCACGGGAGACACGGGCCATCTCGATGACCTTCTGCATCCGTGCCACCCGTCGTTCAACAACCTCATCGAACAGTTCCTCGCGCACCTcggggaaggaaaggaagtgCACACTCCGGCTGTCTTCGCCACGGAGTGCCTGGGGGATGTGGGGAAGCAGCTTCTGATAGATGGTGTCGGTGATGAATGGTGTGAAGGGAGCGAGACCTCTGACTAGGGTATAGAGAACCTCGAAGAGGGTGTTCAGCGCATGCAGAGTATCATCAATGCCGTTCTCGCCCTTGAGACGCTTGCGGTTGAATCTGATGTACCAGTTGGTTGTGTTGTCAATCAACTCGAGCAACCGAGGAACTACTGTGTACAAACGGTATccagccatctcctcgtTCACGAACTTCAATAAACTTTGGCAGCTGGCCAGGATCCAGCGGTCCATCACGTTAGTATTGGTAGCTTCAGCCTTGGGGTCGAAGACAAAGTCAATGCTAttgttcttcttgaacagAGCGGCCTGACCCTCGAAGAACTTGTAGCTGTTCCACAAAGGGAGGAGAACCTTGGCAACGATCTCCTTCACACCAGACTCCTTGAATCTGAGCGGCTCCGCACGCACGACGGGAGAGTTGATCAAATAGAGTCGAAGGGCATCGGAACCGTAGCGCTGCATGATCAACGTCGGATCAGGGTAGTTCTTCAATCTTTTCGAcatcttctttccatcttcagcaagAACAATTCCGTTCACAACGCAGTTCTTGAAGGGCAAAGTGCCGAAGAGATGTGTTCCCAGGACAGTCAAAGTGTAGAACCAACCACGCGTCTGATCGAGACCCTCGGCAATGAAATCACCGGGGAAGCTCTTCTCAAATTGCTCCTTGTTCTCAAAGGGATAATGCTGGGATGCGTATGGCATGCTACCCGATTCGAACCAGCAGTCAAACACCTCGCTGACACGTCGGAGGACACCCTTGCCTTGCTTACTTGGGATAGTGATCTTGTCCACCTTGTCACGATGAAGGTCAGTGATTTCTCCTTCGTGGCCACTCAGCTgcttgagctcctcgacaCTTCCTACAGCCACGACTTCCTTGAAGTCGTCGCTGACCCACAACGGAAGTGGTGTTCCCCAGAAGCGGTTTCTTGAGATGTTCCAATCCCGAGCATTCTGAATCCAGCTGGCGAAACGCCTCTCTTTGACGAAAGAAGGCACCCAGTGCGACTCTTCAATACCCTGAAGCATTTGGGGAATGATGGGGCCAATCTTAAC
The DNA window shown above is from Aspergillus fumigatus Af293 chromosome 1, whole genome shotgun sequence and carries:
- a CDS encoding isoleucine--tRNA ligase ILS1, which gives rise to MSIDFPAEEEITLKRWREINAFGRQVELSRGRKPYTFYDGPPFATGLPHYGHLLASTIKDIIPRYWSMKGYYVERRFGWDTHGVPIEYEIDKKLGMSGLEAVEKLGIEKYNEECRAIVMRFASEWRETIERLGRWIDFDNDYKTMNSSFMESVWWVFKQLFDKGLVYRGYRVMPYSTALNTPLSNFEAQQNYKDVQDPAVVVSFPLVDDPETCLLAWTTTPWTLPSNVALAVNPGFEYIKILDEASKKHYILLESLLRTLYKDPKKAKFKIVDRFKGVDMKDWKYQPLFDYFYEEFKDHGFRVINGDYVSAEDGTGIVHQSPAFGEEDYNVAMASGVISETRLPPNPVDEKGCFTAEVPDFVGQHVKAADKAIIKHLKGTGRLIVDSQITHSYPFCWRSDTPLIYRAVPSWFVKIGPIIPQMLQGIEESHWVPSFVKERRFASWIQNARDWNISRNRFWGTPLPLWVSDDFKEVVAVGSVEELKQLSGHEGEITDLHRDKVDKITIPSKQGKGVLRRVSEVFDCWFESGSMPYASQHYPFENKEQFEKSFPGDFIAEGLDQTRGWFYTLTVLGTHLFGTLPFKNCVVNGIVLAEDGKKMSKRLKNYPDPTLIMQRYGSDALRLYLINSPVVRAEPLRFKESGVKEIVAKVLLPLWNSYKFFEGQAALFKKNNSIDFVFDPKAEATNTNVMDRWILASCQSLLKFVNEEMAGYRLYTVVPRLLELIDNTTNWYIRFNRKRLKGENGIDDTLHALNTLFEVLYTLVRGLAPFTPFITDTIYQKLLPHIPQALRGEDSRSVHFLSFPEVREELFDEVVERRVARMQKVIEMARVSRERRSIGLKSPLKTLVVIHQDQQYLDDVKSLEGYILEELNILELVLSSDEAKYNVQYSVSADWPTLGKKLKKDAQKVKKALPSLTSDDVKKFVAEKKMLVDGIELVEGDLVVKRGLKEDVASEGMEPNADADVLTILDANLYPELAQQGLGREIINRLQRLRKKAGLVPTDDVRMEYAVLSDPDSVGIDEAFKTQAKAIEKAVRRPLEQEALIMEEEQEVQKATFLLRLLKL